AATCGTGCCAATGTTCACGTGCGGCTTCGTCCGCTCAAATTTCTGCTTGGCCATGTCTACAATAACCTCCTTGCGCGTCCAAGCCCTGTACCGTTATCGAAAAAGCGTTATGGTGACGGCGCTTGTGGCACTCTTGCCTCTTGCACCCACCTTCACCAGTCATTATGAAGATGGAGCCCACGAGCAGAATCGAACTGCTGACCCCCTCCTTACCATGGAGGTGCTCTACCTACTGAGCTACGCGGGCCCGTAGCAGCCGGCATCAAAATGGAGCGGGAAACGGGATTCGAACCCGCGACCCTCAGCTTGGAAGGCTGACGCTCTAGCCAACTGAGCTATTCCCGCCCGTCTCTATCATCCAACGCTGCGCGCCTTGTGCAAGGCGCCAGCGATATAAGCAATGGTGGTGGGCGCTGGATTCGAACCAACGTAGGCGTAAGCCAACGGGTTTACAGCCCGTCCCCTTTAACCACTCGGGCAGCCCACCACTGTCCGAAAGAACAGGCGCTGCCACGAACTGTCCTTCCGAATGGAGCTGGCGAAGGGAGTCGAACCCCCGACCTACGGATTACAAATCCGTTGCTCTACCGACTGAGCTACGCCAGCGCCAAAAAACAAACGCCGCCGGAAGGCGGCGCTTCGTACTATAGCAAAGCGGGAAAAAGCATGTCAAGTTGCCGGCCGTCTTCCCCGCATCCGAGGCGTTCGCCTTTTGTTACACGGTTATGGCAAGATTCTATCAAACACCGGGCAAAACGTAAAGCATGTCAATTATGAGGGGAAATACCTATGCGATGGACACGACGCGAGATTCTCGGTTCCGGCCTCGCCGCCGCAACCGCCTGCACATTGGGCGCCAGCGCAAGAGCGGCCGAAACCCCGCCTCCCCCGCAACACGGACCCAGGATTGGACTGAGCATCGCCGCGTACTCGTTCCGCGAGTATCTGCCCCAAGGCGGCAAACCCGGCAAGATCAGCCTGCATGACTTGTGCGACATGGCCGCCGGATGGAACCTCGACGCCATCGAGCCTACTTCGTATTACTTCTCGTCCGAGGATACTGCCTACATCCATTCGCTGAAGGCCAAGGCGTTCCGTCTCGGGCTGGACATCTCCGGCATGCCGATTCGCAACAATTTCTGCCTGCCCCCGGGCGAGGAACTCGACGCCGAGATCAAGCACGTGCATACCTGGATCGACCACGCCCTCGAGCTCGGCGCGCCGTGCATCCGCATCTTCGCGGGCCAGCAGAAAGATCCCCAGAAGGATTTCGCCTGGATGGTCGAGGGCATGAAAGCGTGCTGTGATTACGCCGGCTCCCGGGGCGTCTTTCTGGCCATCGAGAACCACGGCTATCTTACCGACTCGGCCGAAGCCCTCGTGCGTATCATCGAAAACGTGAACCATGAATGGCTCGGCATCAATCTGGACACGGGGAATTTCCGCGAACATCCCTACGAAGACATGGCGGCGGTGGCACATCTCGCGTTGACCGTCCAGGTCAAGATCCAGGTCCGTACATCCGACGGGACAGACGTCGAGGATGCCGACTTCGAGCG
This genomic interval from Candidatus Hydrogenedentota bacterium contains the following:
- a CDS encoding sugar phosphate isomerase/epimerase family protein, with amino-acid sequence MRWTRREILGSGLAAATACTLGASARAAETPPPPQHGPRIGLSIAAYSFREYLPQGGKPGKISLHDLCDMAAGWNLDAIEPTSYYFSSEDTAYIHSLKAKAFRLGLDISGMPIRNNFCLPPGEELDAEIKHVHTWIDHALELGAPCIRIFAGQQKDPQKDFAWMVEGMKACCDYAGSRGVFLAIENHGYLTDSAEALVRIIENVNHEWLGINLDTGNFREHPYEDMAAVAHLALTVQVKIQVRTSDGTDVEDADFERIAGILRNANYRGYAALEYEGKEDPMSAVPVCLDRLRQVLKT